Proteins from a genomic interval of Pseudomonas versuta:
- the mnmE gene encoding tRNA uridine-5-carboxymethylaminomethyl(34) synthesis GTPase MnmE has product MSIPAETIAAVATAQGRGGVGIVRISGPLASLAAKAFSERELKPRYAHYGPFYGENREVLDEGIALYFPGPNSFTGEDVLELQGHGGPIVLDMLLQRCIQLGCRLARPGEFSERAFLNDKLDLAQAEAIADLIEASSAQAARNALRSLQGAFSQRVHNLTEQLIGLRIYVEAAIDFPEEEIDFLADGHVLGMLDKVREELSTVMREAGQGALLRDGMTVVIAGRPNAGKSSLLNALAGREAAIVTEIAGTTRDVLREHIHIDGMPLHVVDTAGLRDTDDQVEKIGVQRALKAIGEADRVLLVVDATAPEADDPFALWPEFLEQRPDPAKVTLIRNKADLTGEDIRLEVSADGHVTISLSARSTDAGDGLELLRDHLKACMGYEQTSESSFSARRRHLEALRHASDALEHGRAQLTLAGAGELLAEDLRQAQHSLGEITGAFSSDDLLGRIFSSFCIGK; this is encoded by the coding sequence ATGAGTATTCCTGCTGAAACCATTGCCGCTGTGGCAACAGCCCAAGGCCGAGGTGGTGTGGGGATCGTGCGTATCTCCGGCCCGCTCGCAAGCCTCGCAGCCAAAGCATTCAGCGAGCGCGAATTGAAGCCGCGCTACGCCCACTACGGCCCGTTTTACGGGGAAAACCGTGAGGTGCTCGATGAAGGCATCGCCCTGTACTTCCCGGGGCCTAACTCCTTTACCGGCGAAGACGTACTGGAACTGCAAGGTCACGGCGGGCCCATCGTTCTCGATATGTTGCTGCAACGCTGTATTCAACTGGGATGCCGCCTGGCACGCCCGGGCGAGTTCAGCGAGCGCGCATTTTTGAATGACAAGCTCGATCTGGCCCAGGCCGAAGCCATTGCCGACCTGATCGAAGCCAGTTCTGCACAGGCTGCGCGCAATGCTTTGCGTTCTTTGCAGGGCGCTTTCTCGCAACGTGTGCATAACTTGACCGAACAACTGATCGGTTTGCGTATCTACGTCGAAGCAGCCATCGATTTTCCGGAAGAGGAAATCGACTTTCTGGCCGATGGCCACGTCCTGGGGATGCTGGACAAGGTTCGCGAAGAGTTATCCACCGTGATGCGTGAAGCAGGTCAGGGCGCATTGCTGCGTGATGGCATGACCGTGGTAATTGCCGGCCGGCCCAATGCGGGAAAATCAAGCTTGCTCAACGCGCTCGCCGGACGCGAAGCCGCCATTGTGACCGAAATCGCCGGCACCACCCGTGACGTATTGCGTGAACATATCCACATCGATGGCATGCCGTTGCACGTGGTAGACACTGCAGGTCTGCGCGACACCGACGATCAGGTCGAAAAAATCGGCGTACAACGAGCGCTGAAGGCCATTGGCGAAGCTGACCGGGTTTTGCTGGTTGTGGATGCGACTGCGCCTGAGGCCGATGACCCGTTTGCTTTATGGCCCGAGTTTTTGGAGCAGCGTCCGGACCCGGCCAAAGTGACCTTGATCCGCAACAAGGCAGACCTCACCGGAGAAGATATTCGCCTGGAGGTCAGTGCAGATGGCCACGTGACCATCAGCTTGAGCGCACGATCCACGGATGCAGGTGATGGTCTTGAGTTGCTGCGCGATCATCTCAAGGCCTGCATGGGCTACGAGCAGACCTCTGAGAGCAGCTTCAGCGCGCGCCGTCGTCACCTGGAAGCGTTACGCCATGCAAGTGATGCCCTTGAGCACGGCAGGGCACAGCTGACCCTGGCGGGGGCCGGGGAATTGCTTGCGGAAGATTTGCGTCAGGCTCAGCATTCGCTCGGTGAGATTACCGGGGCATTCAGCTCGGATGACTTGCTGGGGCGGATATTCTCCAGTTTCTGCATCGGCAAATAG
- a CDS encoding ABC-F family ATP-binding cassette domain-containing protein has translation MTHVTYVTLESVSYQLPDGSPLFSDLDLLLDQRRTGLIGRNGTGKSVLARLIAGNKLPSSGRCQRNRSVYYLAQQISLEPDLTVADLAGVRPILCALERIEQGSTTQSDFDCVGDQWNIRQQLLDQLAQNDLANLTPSTPASALSGGEAMRVALMGAFLSAADLLILDEPSNHLDRQHRLVLHEQLQQWPNGLLVISHDRELLEHMERIVELSSLGLTSYGGNFSFYAQAKDQQQQSALQQLTSAKVERKREEHALREQRERLERRQARGKQQASGSNQAKILLGRQKERSQSSSGKLRLQQDAAGQALSTQVRLAARQVEQQQAVFVYPPAASLSAPVQIAELVDARLPQGAKQLRLVNLTLMRGQRIALVGPNGCGKSTLLKVLASQLPVISGVARTCVPAAYLDQHLTFLQPGVSVLEQLRALNRELTDGELRTRLAQLGLNAERVNQPCAQLSGGERLKAAMACVFYAQQPPQLLLLDEPANHLDLPSIEALESMLKQYRGTLIVTSHDEAFLHAIGITHRLEASTSGWLNTSV, from the coding sequence ATGACTCACGTTACCTATGTGACGCTTGAAAGCGTTTCTTATCAGCTACCCGACGGTAGCCCGCTGTTTTCTGACCTTGACTTGCTTCTCGACCAGCGCCGCACAGGCCTGATCGGGCGCAATGGGACAGGCAAAAGTGTTCTGGCGCGTCTGATCGCCGGGAACAAACTGCCTTCCTCAGGTCGCTGTCAGCGCAATAGATCCGTGTATTACCTGGCGCAGCAAATCAGTCTTGAGCCTGACCTGACAGTTGCCGACCTGGCAGGCGTGCGACCCATTCTTTGCGCGCTTGAGCGGATCGAGCAGGGCAGTACTACGCAATCGGACTTCGACTGTGTAGGCGATCAGTGGAATATCCGTCAGCAATTGCTCGACCAACTGGCCCAAAACGACCTCGCGAATCTAACCCCTTCAACACCCGCTTCGGCGCTCAGTGGTGGCGAAGCCATGCGCGTTGCCTTGATGGGCGCTTTTTTGTCCGCAGCCGATTTGCTGATACTGGACGAGCCCTCCAATCACCTGGACCGCCAGCACCGCCTTGTATTACATGAACAACTGCAGCAGTGGCCCAACGGGTTGCTGGTGATCAGCCATGACCGCGAATTGCTGGAGCATATGGAGCGCATCGTTGAACTGTCCTCCCTGGGACTGACCAGTTATGGCGGCAATTTTTCGTTTTATGCACAGGCCAAAGACCAGCAACAACAGTCTGCGCTGCAGCAACTGACATCGGCCAAGGTTGAGCGCAAGCGTGAAGAGCATGCCCTGCGTGAGCAAAGGGAGCGCCTTGAGCGCAGGCAAGCCCGGGGCAAGCAACAGGCCAGTGGCAGCAACCAGGCGAAGATCCTGCTGGGTCGGCAAAAGGAACGCAGCCAGAGCAGCAGTGGCAAGTTACGACTACAGCAAGACGCTGCAGGCCAGGCATTGTCAACGCAGGTGCGCTTGGCTGCGCGTCAGGTGGAGCAACAGCAAGCCGTCTTTGTGTATCCACCTGCGGCCAGCCTGAGCGCTCCGGTGCAAATAGCAGAGTTGGTCGATGCTCGCTTGCCACAAGGTGCTAAGCAGCTGCGGTTGGTCAATCTCACCCTGATGCGTGGCCAGCGAATCGCACTTGTGGGGCCAAACGGTTGCGGCAAGTCAACCTTGCTCAAAGTATTGGCCAGTCAGCTTCCTGTGATATCAGGCGTGGCTCGTACCTGCGTGCCGGCGGCTTATCTCGACCAGCATCTGACATTTTTACAGCCAGGGGTGTCAGTGCTTGAACAGTTGCGTGCTCTGAACCGGGAGCTTACCGACGGTGAGTTACGCACCCGGCTGGCGCAATTAGGCCTGAACGCTGAACGGGTTAACCAGCCTTGTGCACAACTCAGCGGCGGTGAACGGTTGAAGGCTGCGATGGCCTGCGTGTTTTATGCACAACAGCCCCCACAGCTTTTATTGCTTGATGAACCAGCCAATCATCTCGACCTGCCTTCCATAGAGGCGCTTGAGTCGATGCTGAAGCAGTACAGGGGGACGTTAATCGTCACTTCCCACGACGAAGCTTTTTTACACGCAATTGGAATTACCCACAGGTTGGAGGCCTCGACCTCAGGCTGGCTGAACACCTCTGTCTGA
- the yidD gene encoding membrane protein insertion efficiency factor YidD, whose protein sequence is MRKLVLVPIQFYRYAISPLMASHCRFYPSCSCYALEAIENHGVLRGGWLTFRRLGRCHPWNPGGYDPVPPIPTSRSSSMAE, encoded by the coding sequence ATGCGTAAACTGGTGCTCGTTCCGATCCAGTTTTATCGTTATGCCATTAGTCCTTTGATGGCCAGCCACTGCCGTTTCTACCCCAGTTGTTCCTGCTACGCGTTGGAAGCCATCGAAAATCATGGCGTTCTTCGCGGCGGCTGGCTGACCTTTCGTCGTTTAGGTCGCTGTCACCCGTGGAATCCCGGTGGTTACGACCCGGTTCCACCTATCCCTACCTCCCGTTCTTCTTCGATGGCCGAGTAA
- the rnpA gene encoding ribonuclease P protein component, producing MSQDFSREKRLLTPRHFKAVFDSPTGKVPGKNLLLLARSNDLDHPRLGLVIGKKSVKLSVERNRLKRLMRESFRLHQDLLVGWDIVIVARKGLGDVENPELIQHFGKLWKRLARNAPVPAVKTETVGVGSPDA from the coding sequence GTGAGTCAGGACTTCAGTCGGGAAAAGCGGTTACTCACTCCCCGACATTTCAAGGCAGTCTTTGACTCCCCCACCGGCAAGGTTCCGGGGAAAAATCTCCTGCTCCTTGCGCGTAGCAACGATCTCGATCACCCCCGTTTGGGGTTAGTGATCGGTAAAAAGAGCGTAAAGCTCTCCGTTGAGCGCAATCGCCTTAAGCGTTTGATGCGTGAATCGTTTCGTCTCCACCAGGATTTACTGGTTGGTTGGGATATCGTTATCGTCGCGCGCAAAGGTTTGGGTGACGTAGAGAACCCCGAATTGATTCAGCATTTCGGCAAACTCTGGAAGCGTCTGGCCCGTAACGCGCCAGTTCCAGCAGTTAAAACCGAAACTGTAGGGGTAGGCAGTCCTGATGCGTAA
- the recF gene encoding DNA replication/repair protein RecF (All proteins in this family for which functions are known are DNA-binding proteins that assist the filamentation of RecA onto DNA for the initiation of recombination or recombinational repair.) produces MSLSRVTVTAVRNLHPVTFSPSPRINILYGANGSGKTSVLEAIHLLGLARSFRSVRLNPVIAHEQQSCTVFGQVELAEGGHSALGISRDRQGEFQIRIDGQNARSAAQLAEILPLQLINPDSFRLLEGAPKIRRQFLDWGVFHVEPRFMSTWQRLQKALRQRNSWLRHGTLDAVSQAAWDRELCLASAEIDEYRRAYIKALKPVFEQTLSELLQLEGLTLSYYRGWDKDRELSSVLAASVHRDQQMGHTQAGPQRADLRLKLGSNNAAEILSRGQQKLVVCALRIAQGHLVSQARRGQCIYLVDDLPSELDEQHRNALCRLLEDLRCQVFITCVDHELLREGWQTETPVALFHVEQGCITQTHDHRE; encoded by the coding sequence ATGTCCCTCAGTCGTGTCACAGTCACCGCGGTGCGTAACCTGCATCCGGTGACCTTCTCCCCTTCCCCCCGCATCAATATCCTGTACGGCGCCAACGGCAGCGGAAAAACCAGCGTGCTTGAAGCCATCCACTTGTTGGGGCTGGCGCGTTCGTTTCGAAGCGTGCGGCTCAACCCGGTGATTGCGCATGAGCAGCAGAGCTGTACAGTTTTTGGCCAGGTCGAACTGGCTGAGGGCGGACACAGTGCGCTGGGCATCTCGCGGGACCGGCAAGGGGAGTTCCAAATTCGGATCGACGGCCAGAATGCGCGCAGTGCCGCGCAGCTGGCTGAAATCCTGCCGTTGCAATTGATCAACCCGGATAGCTTCCGCTTGCTGGAAGGCGCCCCAAAGATCCGCAGGCAGTTCCTCGATTGGGGCGTGTTCCATGTGGAACCGCGCTTCATGTCGACCTGGCAGCGGCTACAGAAGGCCCTGCGGCAGCGGAACTCATGGCTGCGGCATGGTACACTCGACGCCGTTTCACAAGCGGCCTGGGACCGGGAGCTGTGCCTGGCCAGTGCCGAAATTGATGAATACCGCCGCGCCTATATCAAAGCCTTGAAACCAGTCTTTGAGCAGACCTTGAGCGAGTTGCTGCAACTCGAAGGGTTAACGCTGAGCTATTACCGTGGTTGGGACAAAGACCGTGAGCTGAGTAGCGTACTCGCCGCATCTGTCCACCGGGACCAGCAAATGGGTCATACCCAGGCCGGACCACAACGTGCTGACTTGCGCCTTAAGCTGGGCTCAAACAACGCGGCAGAGATCCTGTCGCGGGGGCAGCAGAAGTTAGTGGTCTGCGCATTGCGCATTGCTCAGGGGCACTTGGTTAGTCAGGCCCGACGCGGCCAATGTATTTATCTGGTGGATGATTTGCCGTCCGAGCTGGACGAGCAGCATCGCAACGCACTGTGTCGCTTGCTGGAAGACTTACGCTGCCAGGTGTTTATTACCTGTGTAGATCACGAATTATTGAGGGAAGGCTGGCAGACGGAAACGCCAGTTGCCCTGTTCCACGTGGAACAGGGCTGTATCACCCAGACCCACGACCATCGGGAGTGA
- the dnaA gene encoding chromosomal replication initiator protein DnaA: MSVELWQQCVELLRDELPAQQFNTWIRPLQVEAEGDELRVYAPNRFVLDWVNEKYLSRLLELLNEHSNGMAPALSLLIGSKRSSAPRAAPNAPLAASASQQASAPASAPAATAPVQAPNPKQAAQASEEPSRASFDPMAGASSQQAPVRAEQRTVQVEGALKHTSYLNRTFTFENFVEGKSNQLARAAAWQVADNPKHGYNPLFLYGGVGLGKTHLMHAVGNHLLKKNPNAKVVYLHSERFVADMVKALQLNAINEFKRFYRSVDALLIDDIQFFARKERSQEEFFHTFNALLEGGQQVILTSDRYPKEIEGLEERLKSRFGWGLTVAVEPPELETRVAILMKKADQAKVDLPHDAAFFIAQRIRSNVRELEGALKRVIAHSHFMGRDITIELIRESLKDLLALQDKLVSVDNIQRTVAEYYKIKISDLLSKRRSRSVARPRQVAMALSKELTNHSLPEIGDVFGGRDHTTVLHACRKINELKESDADIREDYKNLLRTLTT, from the coding sequence GTGTCAGTGGAACTTTGGCAGCAGTGCGTAGAACTTTTGCGCGATGAGCTGCCTGCCCAGCAATTCAACACCTGGATCCGTCCACTACAGGTCGAAGCCGAAGGCGACGAGTTGCGCGTGTATGCACCCAACCGCTTTGTTCTCGACTGGGTCAACGAGAAGTATCTGAGCCGTTTGCTCGAACTGTTGAATGAGCACAGCAATGGCATGGCGCCAGCGCTGTCCTTATTAATAGGCAGCAAGCGCAGTTCAGCACCTCGTGCTGCACCCAATGCGCCACTGGCGGCTTCGGCTTCGCAACAAGCCTCGGCCCCGGCAAGCGCACCGGCTGCTACTGCTCCTGTACAGGCGCCCAACCCCAAGCAGGCGGCTCAAGCAAGCGAAGAACCTTCGCGTGCCAGTTTCGACCCGATGGCAGGCGCGAGTTCACAACAGGCACCTGTACGAGCCGAGCAGCGTACGGTTCAGGTTGAAGGCGCGCTCAAGCACACCAGCTACCTGAACCGCACCTTTACCTTCGAAAACTTCGTAGAAGGCAAGTCCAACCAACTGGCCCGCGCTGCTGCGTGGCAGGTAGCGGATAATCCCAAGCACGGTTACAACCCGCTCTTCCTTTATGGCGGTGTTGGTCTGGGTAAGACTCACTTGATGCACGCGGTGGGTAACCACCTATTAAAGAAGAACCCGAATGCCAAGGTCGTGTACCTGCATTCCGAGCGTTTTGTAGCCGACATGGTCAAGGCCTTGCAGCTCAACGCAATCAACGAGTTCAAGCGCTTCTACCGTTCGGTAGACGCCTTGCTGATCGATGATATTCAGTTCTTCGCGCGCAAAGAGCGATCTCAGGAAGAGTTCTTCCACACCTTCAACGCCCTGCTTGAAGGCGGTCAGCAAGTCATCCTGACCAGTGACCGTTATCCGAAAGAAATTGAAGGTCTTGAAGAGCGTCTCAAATCACGCTTCGGCTGGGGCCTGACCGTTGCTGTCGAACCGCCGGAGCTTGAGACCCGGGTCGCGATCCTGATGAAGAAGGCTGATCAGGCCAAGGTCGATCTGCCTCACGATGCTGCGTTCTTCATTGCCCAGCGTATCCGCTCCAACGTGCGTGAGCTCGAAGGTGCGCTCAAGCGTGTCATCGCTCACTCGCACTTTATGGGACGTGACATCACCATCGAGCTGATTCGCGAATCCCTTAAAGACTTGCTGGCGCTACAGGACAAACTCGTCTCTGTGGATAACATCCAGCGCACAGTGGCCGAGTACTACAAGATCAAAATTTCGGACCTGCTGTCCAAGCGCCGTTCGCGCTCGGTGGCACGACCACGCCAGGTCGCCATGGCACTGTCCAAAGAACTGACCAACCACAGCCTGCCGGAAATCGGCGACGTGTTTGGTGGTCGCGACCACACCACGGTCTTGCACGCATGCCGCAAGATCAACGAACTCAAGGAATCCGACGCGGACATCCGCGAGGACTACAAGAACCTGCTGCGAACTCTGACAACCTGA
- the dnaN gene encoding DNA polymerase III subunit beta: MHFTIQREALLKPLQLVAGVVERRQTLPVLSNVLLVVDGQQLSLTGTDLEVELVGRVQLEEPAEPGEITVPARKLMDICKSLPNDALIDIKLDDNKLVVKAGRSRFTLSTLPANDFPTVEEGPGSLTCNLQQSKLRRLIERTSFAMAQQDVRYYLNGMLLEVSAGIIRAVATDGHRLAMCSMKADIGQPDRHQVIVPRKGILELARLLTEPEGEVSIVLGAHHIRATTGEFTFTSKLVDGKFPDYERVLPKGGDKIVIGDRQALREAFSRTAILSNEKYRGIRLQLANGQLKIQANNPEQEEAEEEVGVEYNGGSLEIGFNVSYLLDVLGVMTTEQVRLILSDSNSSALVQESDNDDSAYVVMPMRL; encoded by the coding sequence ATGCATTTCACCATTCAACGCGAAGCCCTGTTGAAACCCCTGCAACTGGTCGCAGGCGTTGTTGAACGCCGCCAGACCTTGCCGGTATTGTCCAACGTGCTGTTGGTTGTCGATGGCCAGCAACTGTCGCTGACCGGTACCGACCTTGAAGTCGAACTGGTAGGTCGGGTACAGCTTGAAGAGCCGGCTGAGCCAGGCGAAATCACCGTACCTGCGCGCAAGCTGATGGATATCTGCAAAAGCTTGCCTAACGATGCCCTGATCGACATCAAGCTTGACGATAACAAGCTGGTGGTCAAGGCCGGACGCAGCCGCTTTACCCTGTCCACCTTGCCTGCCAACGACTTCCCGACAGTGGAAGAAGGCCCGGGTTCGCTGACCTGCAACTTGCAGCAAAGCAAACTTCGCCGCCTGATCGAGCGCACCAGCTTCGCCATGGCCCAGCAGGACGTGCGTTACTACCTCAATGGCATGCTGCTGGAAGTATCGGCCGGAATCATCCGTGCCGTGGCTACTGACGGTCACCGTCTGGCCATGTGCTCGATGAAAGCCGATATCGGCCAGCCGGACCGCCACCAGGTCATCGTACCGCGCAAGGGTATTCTTGAACTGGCGCGTCTGCTGACTGAGCCAGAGGGTGAAGTCAGCATCGTTCTGGGTGCTCACCACATTCGTGCCACCACCGGCGAATTCACCTTCACTTCCAAACTGGTAGACGGCAAGTTCCCGGACTACGAGCGTGTTCTGCCTAAAGGCGGCGACAAGATCGTGATTGGTGATCGTCAGGCCTTGCGTGAAGCGTTCAGCCGTACTGCGATCCTGTCCAACGAGAAGTACCGTGGTATCCGTCTGCAACTGGCCAATGGCCAGCTTAAAATCCAGGCCAACAACCCGGAGCAGGAAGAAGCGGAAGAAGAAGTGGGTGTTGAATACAACGGCGGCTCGCTCGAAATCGGCTTTAACGTGAGCTATCTGCTGGACGTGCTGGGTGTGATGACCACTGAACAAGTGCGTCTGATCCTCTCCGACTCCAACAGCAGCGCGCTGGTGCAAGAGTCGGACAACGATGACTCTGCCTACGTTGTTATGCCGATGCGTCTGTAA
- the yidC gene encoding membrane protein insertase YidC — protein sequence MDIKRTILIVALAVVSYVMVLKWNQDYGQAALPTQNVAASSTTAPALPDTASGNNASNSADVPTANGETSTVAETPVAASKDLIHIKTDVLDIAIDPQGGDIAQLRLPLYPRRQDHPDVPFQLFDNGNERTYLAQSGLTGVDGPDARAAGRPVFSTDKKTYELAPGQDQLVVDLKFSENGINYIKRFTLKRGLYDVQVSYLIDNESAKPWNGNLFAQLKRDNSSDPSSSTATGTATYLGAALWTSSEPYKKVSMKDIDKGQLKETVQGGWVAWLQHYFVTAWIPQKGDSNVVQTRKDSQGNYIIGFTGPTLTVEPGKTAETSATLYAGPKSQGVLKELSPGLELTVDYGILWFIAQPIFWLLQHIHSLVGNWGWSIIFLTMLIKGIFFPLSAASYKSMARMRAVAPKLAALKEQFGDDRQKMSQAMMELYKKEKINPLGGCLPILVQMPVFLSLYWVLLESVEMRQAPFMLWITDLSIKDPFFILPIIMGATMFIQQRLNPTPPDPMQAKVMKLMPIIFTFFFLWFPAGLVLYWVVNNCLSIAQQWYITRKVEAATKKAAE from the coding sequence ATGGATATTAAACGCACGATCCTGATCGTCGCTCTAGCAGTCGTGTCCTACGTTATGGTCCTGAAATGGAACCAGGACTACGGTCAAGCTGCACTGCCGACTCAGAATGTTGCCGCCAGCAGCACAACCGCGCCGGCTTTGCCCGACACGGCTTCAGGTAACAACGCTTCCAATAGTGCCGATGTACCAACCGCCAATGGCGAAACCAGCACTGTGGCTGAAACACCGGTGGCTGCAAGCAAAGACCTCATCCACATAAAAACGGATGTTCTGGACATTGCGATTGATCCGCAGGGTGGCGACATTGCCCAGTTGCGTCTGCCGCTTTATCCACGTCGCCAGGACCACCCGGATGTTCCGTTCCAGCTGTTCGATAACGGCAACGAACGCACCTATTTGGCCCAAAGCGGCCTGACTGGTGTTGATGGACCGGATGCCCGCGCTGCTGGTCGCCCGGTTTTCAGCACAGATAAAAAGACTTATGAACTGGCTCCAGGCCAGGATCAGTTGGTCGTTGACCTGAAATTCAGCGAAAACGGGATCAACTACATCAAACGCTTCACGCTCAAGCGTGGCCTGTACGATGTTCAAGTCAGCTATTTGATTGATAACGAGAGCGCCAAGCCGTGGAACGGCAACCTGTTCGCGCAATTGAAACGCGACAACAGCTCCGATCCTTCTTCCAGCACCGCCACCGGCACTGCGACTTACCTGGGCGCCGCCCTGTGGACAAGTTCTGAGCCGTACAAAAAAGTGTCGATGAAAGATATCGACAAGGGCCAGCTGAAAGAAACCGTTCAAGGTGGCTGGGTTGCATGGCTGCAACACTACTTTGTAACTGCGTGGATCCCTCAGAAAGGCGATTCCAACGTTGTTCAAACCCGCAAAGACAGCCAGGGCAACTACATCATCGGTTTCACTGGCCCAACGTTGACCGTTGAGCCGGGCAAAACTGCTGAAACCAGCGCTACGTTGTACGCCGGTCCGAAAAGCCAGGGTGTACTCAAAGAGTTATCCCCAGGCCTGGAACTGACTGTCGACTACGGCATCCTGTGGTTCATTGCCCAGCCTATCTTCTGGCTGCTGCAACATATCCACAGCCTGGTAGGTAACTGGGGCTGGTCAATCATTTTCCTGACCATGCTGATCAAAGGGATCTTCTTCCCTCTGTCGGCCGCCAGCTACAAGTCGATGGCTCGCATGCGCGCTGTGGCACCAAAACTGGCCGCTCTGAAAGAGCAGTTCGGTGATGATCGCCAGAAAATGTCGCAAGCCATGATGGAGCTGTACAAGAAAGAGAAGATCAATCCACTGGGCGGCTGCTTGCCGATCCTGGTGCAGATGCCGGTCTTCCTGTCCTTGTACTGGGTGCTTCTGGAAAGTGTTGAAATGCGCCAGGCGCCGTTCATGCTCTGGATTACCGACCTCTCCATCAAGGACCCGTTCTTTATTCTGCCGATCATCATGGGCGCAACCATGTTCATCCAGCAGCGTCTGAACCCGACGCCTCCGGATCCGATGCAGGCCAAGGTGATGAAGCTGATGCCAATCATCTTCACCTTCTTCTTCCTGTGGTTCCCGGCTGGTCTGGTGCTGTACTGGGTTGTGAACAACTGCCTGTCCATCGCTCAGCAGTGGTACATCACGCGTAAGGTTGAAGCTGCTACCAAAAAAGCAGCCGAGTAA
- the rpmH gene encoding 50S ribosomal protein L34, which translates to MKRTFQPSTIKRARTHGFRARMATKNGRAVLSRRRAKGRARLAV; encoded by the coding sequence ATGAAACGTACTTTCCAACCAAGCACTATCAAACGCGCCCGCACTCACGGTTTCCGTGCTCGCATGGCAACCAAAAACGGCCGTGCAGTCCTGTCGCGTCGCCGCGCCAAAGGCCGTGCACGTCTGGCAGTTTGA